A single Bacillus sp. HMF5848 DNA region contains:
- a CDS encoding glycosyltransferase family 2 protein yields the protein MVYGVMTVVLFLFLFWRIPASKKETNVKSNQIISIIIPARNEEQTIARLLTSIQSQDYQPLEIIVVNDQSTDRTKDIALQYGARVIDNKDLPAGWLGKSWACWNGATVAKGDILIFVDADTWFSKNGIENAISTFQEDNKTDLLTIHPFHVMERWYEKLSAFFHLVVFLSLGITHIFSKNTKPAGGFGQLLICKKEIYVTLGGHEAIKEQIVENFAFCQLAISKGFYARAIVGKNIINMRMYQDGIVSVFKGWAKSIASGAKKTSPKFTFLIIIWIAVAFSFITKSIDIIFEQSIFFVVTYVFMCLLYFRILRQIGNFSLFDTILFPIHIVFFIFVSCYSVISTFLLKNASWKGRQIVVSKTKGDQDI from the coding sequence TTGGTATATGGTGTAATGACAGTAGTTCTCTTTCTCTTTTTATTTTGGAGAATTCCTGCTTCTAAAAAAGAAACTAATGTTAAGAGCAATCAAATTATTTCAATTATTATCCCTGCAAGAAATGAAGAACAAACTATCGCAAGACTATTAACATCTATTCAAAGTCAGGATTATCAACCCCTTGAGATTATTGTTGTCAATGACCAATCAACGGATCGAACGAAGGACATTGCACTACAATATGGAGCGAGAGTCATAGATAATAAAGATTTACCTGCTGGATGGTTAGGTAAATCGTGGGCTTGTTGGAATGGTGCTACTGTGGCAAAAGGTGATATTTTAATATTTGTTGATGCAGACACATGGTTTAGTAAAAATGGGATAGAAAATGCTATATCTACATTTCAAGAAGATAACAAAACTGATTTATTAACCATTCATCCGTTTCATGTAATGGAGCGATGGTATGAAAAGTTATCAGCATTTTTCCATTTAGTTGTTTTTTTATCTTTAGGAATTACACATATATTTTCTAAAAATACAAAGCCTGCTGGAGGGTTTGGACAGCTTCTAATTTGTAAGAAAGAGATATATGTAACGCTAGGAGGGCATGAGGCAATAAAGGAGCAGATTGTAGAGAATTTTGCCTTTTGTCAGCTTGCTATATCTAAAGGTTTTTATGCTCGCGCAATAGTAGGGAAGAACATAATTAACATGAGAATGTATCAAGATGGAATAGTGAGTGTATTTAAAGGGTGGGCAAAAAGTATAGCATCAGGAGCTAAAAAAACATCTCCTAAATTCACATTTCTTATTATAATTTGGATTGCCGTAGCTTTCTCATTTATAACAAAAAGCATCGATATTATATTTGAACAGTCAATTTTCTTTGTTGTAACATACGTTTTTATGTGCCTGTTATATTTTCGCATATTACGACAAATCGGGAACTTTTCTTTGTTTGATACCATTCTATTTCCTATTCACATCGTATTTTTTATTTTTGTTAGTTGTTATTCGGTAATAAGTACATTTTTATTAAAAAATGCATCATGGAAGGGTCGACAAATAGTTGTATCTAAAACAAAGGGTGATCAAGATATATGA